Proteins from one Cryptomeria japonica chromosome 4, Sugi_1.0, whole genome shotgun sequence genomic window:
- the LOC131875176 gene encoding uncharacterized protein LOC131875176, with the protein MDMLAVLVEKFKECKASEEFDKEGLLEAHEKSFKEMRQMESMRGCNTMGFTIRKPSEHWRPSVPLKGLRPIRARELQIDKHHKGSVVIGTLCADPLRMVAIMTILEDQYGDAVRLAICNTSTNQSASSLYPKVSKVAIKQPYFKQGSQDDALMLRVDNPQNVEILASFPGHWLRVCLNCAIKATNASEMRIGTRR; encoded by the coding sequence ATGGACATGTTAGCAGTATTAGTTGAAAAGTTCAAAGAGTGTAAGGCTTCAGAAGAGTTTGACAAAGAAGGCCTCTTAGAAGCACATGAGAAATCCTTCAAGGAGATGCGGCAGATGGAATCAATGCGAGGGTGTAATACAATGGGGTTTACAATCCGGAAACCGTCGGAGCATTGGCGGCCTTCCGTCCCACTGAAAGGGCTGCGGCCCATTAGAGCAAGGGAGCTTCAAATCGATAAGCACCATAAGGGAAGCGTTGTCATCGGAACGCTGTGTGCTGATCCGCTAAGGATGGTCGCCATTATGACTATCTTGGAAGACCAGTATGGAGATGCTGTTCGACTTGCAATATGCAACACTTCAACCAATCAAAGTGCGAGCAGTCTTTATCCCAAAGTCTCCAAGGTTGCAATCAAACAGCCTTACTTTAAGCAAGGCTCCCAAGATGACGCGCTTATGCTGCGCGTTGATAATCCTCAAAACGTTGAGATTTTGGCTTCCTTTCCAGGTCATTGGCTAAGAGTTTGCTTGAATTGCGCAATAAAGGCAACAAATGCTTCCGAGATGAGGATTGGAACAAGGCGATAG
- the LOC131060441 gene encoding uncharacterized protein LOC131060441 has product MALGLDQKHLKSLFRKGRAFHSLGEYKLACQCFHRALEQSPTAKDIQMHYEKSKELSYRNQQGKFDLSAYFINGSNAPELSNYIGPVLVKKSVGRGRGLFATDNVDIGDFLLVENAIASSCTKLTRLKGGPERVIPCMIEVKAKLGHLKRDLEAKIISCAASSPRILQQLEYLADSDEMKVPPMDLFRINNASWNNYDVCNQGWELDQHKLAKIMRNVACQIQTTESNSELNRQNEQYGLWALPSFINHSCFPNANCIVVGEAMFIIAARKIAAGEEITIPYFDTLLPFFRRESAFKEFKCDCKRCILERSLVSSEASPLQEIAKLVDSMDATMLSDLELWATAMRVENTIDALTTEEKQMIRASFFRLYYNIFGLQRVHPYARTTLPSLREVFDGIQEVVPGNCISFELFANFPVYAKSEAETGKVLFQKALEVCTTYMGRHEEDHLKAVLNTVATDVFKPGLTVFGLSDSIVKLLFLEQ; this is encoded by the coding sequence ATGGCGTTAGGCCTTGATCAGAAACATCTCAAATCCTTGTTTCGCAAAGGCCGGGCTTTCCATTCTCTTGGAGAATATAAGTTAGCTTGCCAATGCTTTCATAGAGCTCTGGAGCAATCCCCAACAGCAAAAGACATCCAGATGCACTACGAAAAATCAAAAGAACTCAGCTATCGGAACCAGCAAGGTAAGTTCGATCTCTCTGCCTATTTCATAAACGGTTCTAATGCGCCTGAGTTGAGCAATTATATTGGTCCCGTGCTGGTTAAAAAATCAGTAGGGCGCGGCAGAGGATTGTTTGCCACTGACAATGTAGATATTGGAGATTTTCTGCTCGTGGAGAACGCCATTGCATCTAGCTGCACCAAGCTAACAAGATTGAAAGGAGGCCCTGAAAGAGTCATACCTTGTATGATAGAAGTGAAGGCAAAACTTGGTCATCTTAAACGGGATTTGGAGGCTAAAATCATTTCCTGTGCAGCATCATCTCCGAGGATATTACAGCAGCTAGAGTACCTTGCTGATTCAGATGAAATGAAGGTGCCACCCATGGATCTGTTCCGGATAAATAATGCCAGCTGGAATAACTACGATGTTTGCAATCAAGGTTGGGAGCTAGACCAGCATAAACTTGCAAAGATAATGCGAAATGTGGCGTGTCAAATACAAACTACTGAATCAAATAGTGAGCTGAATAGACAAAATGAGCAATATGGTTTGTGGGCACTTCCCTCTTTCATTAATCATTCCTGTTTTCCCAACGCGAATTGCATTGTTGTGGGAGAAGCCATGTTTATTATAGCTGCAAGAAAAATTGCAGCTGGAGAAGAAATAACAATCCCTTACTTTGATACTCTTTTGCCATTCTTCAGACGAGAATCGGCATTTAAGGAATTTAAGTGTGATTGTAAGCGGTGTATATTAGAAAGATCCCTGGTATCATCTGAAGCATCACCGTTGCAGGAAATTGCTAAACTCGTTGATTCCATGGACGCCACCATGCTCTCTGATCTTGAGCTATGGGCAACTGCTATGCGAGTAGAAAACACCATAGACGCCCTGACAACAGAAGAAAAGCAGATGATAAGAGCATCCTTTTTTCGTCTCTATTACAATATTTTTGGGTTACAGCGCGTTCATCCTTATGCCAGGACAACTTTGCCTTCTTTGAGGGAAGTATTCGATGGCATCCAAGAGGTTGTTCCAGGGAATTGTATAAGCTTTGAGTTGTTTGCAAATTTTCCCGTTTATGCCAAGAGTGAAGCTGAAACAGGCAAAGTTCTTTTTCAGAAGGCATTGGAAGTATGCACAACATATATGGGAAGGCACGAAGAGGACCATCTAAAAGCTGTATTGAACACTGTTGCAACAGACGTCTTCAAACCGGGACTTACTGTGTTCGGTTTAAGTGATTCAATAGTTAAGCTTCTCTTCTTGGAGCAGTAG